One Thioclava sp. ES.031 genomic window, TCTGGGGCGACTGGAAGGCCCGCAAACGCGGCGGCAACAAGCTCGACCGGGCGCAATATGCCGCCGTCCATGCGATCGGGCTGGCGCTGGTGGGCCTCTTCGTCACCGTGATCATCAACCGCATCTGGGCGTGACTGTCTGGGCGTGATTAGGGGGAGGCGATGTTCCTGCCATTCTTCGATGCTCTGCGGCGCGGCGGTGTCCCCGTCTCCTTACGCGAATATCTGAGCTTCCTCGAAGGGCTGGCCGCGGGGCTTTGCACCTACGATATCGACGGCTTCTACTATTTCGCCCGCGCCGCGATGGTGAAGGACGAACGCTTCCTCGACCGGTTCGACCGGGCGTTTTCCGAAGCCTTCTCGGGGCTGGAGGCGATCACGCCGGACGATGTGCTCAATGCCGTCGATCTGCCCGAGGAATGGCTGCGCAAACAGCTGGAGAAACATCTCACCGAGGAAGAAAAAGCACAGATCGAGGCGCTTGGCGGGTTCGACAACCTGATGGAGACGCTGAAAAAGCGGCTCGAGGAGCAGAAAGGCCGCCATCAGGGCGGCAATAAATGGATCGGAACGGGGGGCACCTCGCCCTTCGGCGCTTACGGCTACAACCCCGAAGGCGTCCGCATCGGCCAGAAGGAAAGCCGCCACCAGCGCGCGGTGAAGGTCTGGGACAAGCGCGAGTTTCGCGATTTCGACGACACGGTGGAACTGGGCACCCGCAACATCAAGGTGGCGCTGAAACGCCTGCGCCAATGGGCGCGGCATGGCGCGAACGAGGAACTGGACCTGCCCGGCACGATCCGCGCCTCGGCCGAAGCGGGCTATATCGACGTCAAAACCCGGCCCGAGCGGCACAACGCGGTGAAGGTGGTTCTCTTCCTCGATGTCGGCGGCTCGATGGACGCCCATGTGCAGCTGGTGGAGGAGCTATTCTCCGCGGCCAAGTCCGAGTTCAAGCATCTCGAGCACTGGTATTTCCACAATTGCCTCTACGAGGGCGTCTGGAAATCGAACAAGCGCCGCTGGAACGAGGCGACGCCGACATGGGACGTGCTCCATCGCTATGGCCCCGATTACAAATGCATTTTCGTGGGCGACGCGTCGATGTCCCCCTATGAGATCACCCATCGCGGCGGCGCGAACGAGCATTGGAACGACGAGGCGGGCCATGTCTGGCTCACCCGTGCGCGCGAGCAATGGCCCGATCACACATGGCTCAACCCGATTCCCGAACGCGGCTGGGGCTACACGCAGTCGATCCAGATCATTCGCGAGATCTTCGAAGGTCGGATGCATCCGCTGACCCTCGAAGGGATCACCGCGGCAATGAAGGAGCTCGGATGAACCGGCTGCGCTACCTTTGGGGGCATCACAAGATCGCCTCGCTGGGCTTCGTCCTCGCGGTCGCGCTGTCGCTGTTCTTCGGCGCAAGGTTCGTCTCGCGCGCGATCTACTGGTCCGACCCAGCCCATCTGCATCAAAGCCCCGAGGAATGGATGACGCCGGGCTATATCGCGCGCAGCTGGCATCTGGAGATCGAGGAGGTCGACGCGATCCTCGGCATCGAGGACGGGCACACTTTGGTCGGCAACGGACGCCCAACGCTGGAACGTATCGCAAAGGCCAAGGGCGAGCCGCTGCAGGACCTGATCCGCAAACTCTCGCTCGGCCTGCCCAAGACCATCGCCGACAAAGAGGCGCAGCCACAGCAATGAGCTTCTCCGACCTCTCAGATTGGCTACTCGCGCAGGTGCCGCTCTACGGGCCGTGGCTGCTGGGTCTCACGACCTTCCTGAGCTGCCTTGCGATCCCGGCCCCCTCCTCGCTGATGATGATCGCGAGCGGCGCCTTCGTGGCCTCGGGCGATCTGGACCTCGCGACCGTCGGCGGCGCGGCCTTCACCGGCGCGGTGATCGGCGATCAGGTGGGCTTCCAGCTGGGCCGCCGGGCCGAGCGCTTCCTGCCCCATCCCGACACCAAACGCGGCGCGCTGGTCGCGAAAGCGATGGCAGCCCTGCGCAAACGCGGCGCGGTCACCGTCTTCTTCACCCGCTGGATGTTCTCCGCGCTCGGGCCTTGGGTGAATCTCGCAGCCGGCGCCTCGGGCTTCGCGCATAGGCGCTTCACTCTGGCCGATCTCGCGGGCGAAGCGGTCTGGGTCACGACCTATGTGGGCCTCGGCATCACCTTCGGAGCCAATCTGGACGCCGCGGCCGAGCTTGCGGGCAACGCGCTGGGGCTGCTGGGCGCGGGTGCTGCCGCCTTCGCCTTCGGCTGGTGGCTGTGGCACGCGGCCAAGCGCGCCCCGAAAGCCCCTCAATCCGACGCTTGATCACGGGCCCGCGAGCCGCCATATCCATCCCATGTTGTTCCGCCTTCTCCCGATCCTGCTGCTGGTCCTCTACGGCTTCGCCATGTGGCATTTCTCGACCTGGCAACTCAAACGCCAGCTGAACGGGAATTCGCGCCGGTTGCGCGACAGCAAGCTGGAGCCCTATCTCGACCGGCTCGCCGCCGCGCTCGAAGTCTCGGAAATCCCGGTCCATGTCTACCAGATCGAGCCGGTGAACGGCCTCGCCGCCCCCGATGGCCGCGTCTTCATCACCGAAGGCTTCATGCGCAAATATCGCGCGGGCGAGGTGTCCCCGGAAGAACTGACCTCGGTAATCGCGCATGAGCTGGGCCATGTCGCCTTGGGCCATTCGCGCCGCCGGATGATCGACTTCTCGGGCCAGAACGCCTTGCGCGCCGTGCTGATGACGGTGCTTGGCCGCTTCATCCCCTTCATCGGTCCGTGGATCGCCAATCTGATCACCGCCGCACTCGCCGCCCGCCTCAGCCAGCGCGACGAGTTCGAGGCCGATGAATTTGCCTCCGCGCTGATGATCAAGGCGGGCTTCGGCACCGAGCCGCAGGTCACGCTGTTCCACAAGCTCGACGCGTTGACCAAGAACGCGGGCCAGACCACGCCCGCCTGGCTGCTGACCCACCCCAAGACCGAAAAGCGCATCGCCGCGATCGAGGCGAACCAGCTGCGCTGGTCGCGCGCAGAGCACTGATTTTCCTTACTTTCGCCGCGCAGGGCCGCTAGTCTGCACGCGAGGAAGGGCAGTGAATGACAAGCGGGTCTCTAGCGCGGGTGCACAGGCGCCGGGTGTTCTACATCCCCGGCTACGACCCGATTCATCCCCGCCGCTACCGCGAGCTCTACCGCAAGGAAGGCGCAGATCAGGCCCGCATTTCCGGCTACGAGATCGCGCTGGCCCCGAAACGCGCAGGCGGCCCCTATGGCTGGCATGTCACCTCCACACAGGACGGCACCGAGGTCGAGGCAGATGTCGAAGTGCTGGTCTGGTCCGATATCGTGCGCTCATCGATGGGCAAATCGATCCCTGCGACCTACGCGCAACTGATCCGCACCGCCTGGGCCTATGTCGCCTCCGGCGCGCTCTTCCGGCTGATGCGGCTGCGCAAAGGCCCGGTGATCGCCGCGCTCTATCCGATCGTGGCGCTGATCGTGCAGGCGCTGATCGGGATCGGCCTTGGCTGGGCGGCGGCGGCATTCGCATTGGCGCTCTTGCCCGGCTTCCCGCTCGACGGGCTCGCAGGCCTCATCCTCGGCGCCGCGATCCTCACCCTGACCCTACGCTGGTTCCGGGCCAAGGACGGCAAGCTCTTCGCCTATTACCTGATGCATGACTACGCCTTCACCGCGCGCTGGGGCGGCGCGAACCCGCCCGAGTTGGAAGCCCGCATGGCCGAGTTCGCCGCCCGCATCGAAGAGACGATGCGCGAGGACTGGGACGAGGTACTGATCGTCGGCCATTCCTCGGGCGCCCATCTCGCCGTCTCGATCCTCGCCGACCTGATCCGCGAGAACCGCCTCCCCAATTCGGCTTGGGAAAAATATCCTCGGGGGGAGGCCGTCAGGCCGGGGGGCAGACAGCCCCCGGCGCTCTCCTTTCTCTCGCTCGGTCAGGTCGTCCCGATGGTGAGCTACCTGCCCCGCGCGACCCGCCTGCGCGCCGATCTCGCCTACCTCGCCACTCGGCCCGAGCTGTTCTGGCTCGACGTGACCGCGCCGGGCGATGGCTGCGCCTTCGCGCTCTGCGATCCGGTCGCCGTGTCGGGCGTGGCACCGGAGGGCCAGATCCACCCGCTGGTGATCTCCGCCGCTTTCACCCAGACACTCAGCCCCGAGCGCTGGCGCACCCTCCGCTGGCGCTTCTTCCGGCTGCATTTCCAGTATCTTTGCGCCTTCGACCGGCCCGGAGATTACGACTATTTCCGCGTCACCGCCGGGCCGCTGACACTGGCCGAGCGCTTCCACGGTCGCGCCCCGTCGAAAAGCCGGATCACGACGCCCGCGAACCGGTTCACGAGCGTCACATGAACCAGCCGTCCCGCCTGCCCCCGAAACCGACCCCGCGCCCGGACCGCGTCTCGCTCTGGCGCTATTTCCGGCTGTTCAAATCCGACATCCTCTCAGCCCAGCCCGCGCGTCTCTACCGCGCGTGGATGGCCGAGTTCCGCACGCCGTTCTTCCGCTCCTATATGTGCAACGACCCCGATCTGGTCGATCTGGTGCTCAACAAACGCCCGATGGATTTCCCGAAATCCGACCGCGTCCGCGAGGGGCTGAAACCGCTTCTGCGCGAGAGCGTGTTCACCACCAATGGCGCGCAGTGGCAGCGCCAGCG contains:
- a CDS encoding VWA domain-containing protein, producing MFLPFFDALRRGGVPVSLREYLSFLEGLAAGLCTYDIDGFYYFARAAMVKDERFLDRFDRAFSEAFSGLEAITPDDVLNAVDLPEEWLRKQLEKHLTEEEKAQIEALGGFDNLMETLKKRLEEQKGRHQGGNKWIGTGGTSPFGAYGYNPEGVRIGQKESRHQRAVKVWDKREFRDFDDTVELGTRNIKVALKRLRQWARHGANEELDLPGTIRASAEAGYIDVKTRPERHNAVKVVLFLDVGGSMDAHVQLVEELFSAAKSEFKHLEHWYFHNCLYEGVWKSNKRRWNEATPTWDVLHRYGPDYKCIFVGDASMSPYEITHRGGANEHWNDEAGHVWLTRAREQWPDHTWLNPIPERGWGYTQSIQIIREIFEGRMHPLTLEGITAAMKELG
- a CDS encoding DedA family protein yields the protein MSFSDLSDWLLAQVPLYGPWLLGLTTFLSCLAIPAPSSLMMIASGAFVASGDLDLATVGGAAFTGAVIGDQVGFQLGRRAERFLPHPDTKRGALVAKAMAALRKRGAVTVFFTRWMFSALGPWVNLAAGASGFAHRRFTLADLAGEAVWVTTYVGLGITFGANLDAAAELAGNALGLLGAGAAAFAFGWWLWHAAKRAPKAPQSDA
- a CDS encoding M48 family metallopeptidase → MFRLLPILLLVLYGFAMWHFSTWQLKRQLNGNSRRLRDSKLEPYLDRLAAALEVSEIPVHVYQIEPVNGLAAPDGRVFITEGFMRKYRAGEVSPEELTSVIAHELGHVALGHSRRRMIDFSGQNALRAVLMTVLGRFIPFIGPWIANLITAALAARLSQRDEFEADEFASALMIKAGFGTEPQVTLFHKLDALTKNAGQTTPAWLLTHPKTEKRIAAIEANQLRWSRAEH